Proteins encoded in a region of the Flavobacterium sp. MDT1-60 genome:
- the rplS gene encoding 50S ribosomal protein L19 encodes MADLMKFVQTELVAKKDFPVFGAGDTITVFYEIKEGEKTRTQFFKGVVIQRRGSGNTETFTIRKMSGAIGVERIFPVNLPALQKIEINKKGAVRRARIFYFRELTGKKAKIKDKRR; translated from the coding sequence ATGGCAGATTTAATGAAATTCGTTCAAACCGAATTAGTTGCTAAAAAAGATTTCCCTGTTTTCGGAGCTGGAGATACTATCACAGTTTTCTACGAAATTAAAGAGGGTGAAAAAACAAGAACTCAGTTTTTTAAAGGAGTTGTTATTCAAAGAAGAGGTTCTGGTAACACAGAAACTTTTACTATTCGTAAAATGTCAGGAGCTATTGGAGTTGAGCGTATCTTCCCGGTAAACTTGCCAGCTTTGCAAAAAATTGAAATCAACAAGAAAGGTGCTGTACGTAGAGCTAGAATTTTCTACTTCAGAGAACTTACTGGTAAAAAAGCTAAGATTAAAGATAAAAGAAGATAA
- a CDS encoding archaemetzincin family Zn-dependent metalloprotease, with protein MKKLLLLFLLILCSCHSEKKENSGTKPQSNPEENLPPQPYFTHIKSNDVKLGEPVFGEWLYSHKEKGQSYKQFMKTPHVVPSKEENIIYLKPIGKFNSVQLRQIELVRQYLQIFFQLETKVLENVSNDIIPDHARRIGDVGQEQFLAGYILENVLKEEKPFKRIALMAITEKDLYPKPEWNYVFGLASYREKIAVSSIHRMQEEADFNLCLERLLKICSHEIGHMFGLHHCINANCVMNGTNSMPETDTHSLRLCSLCQRKLNSGFKYDNKKRLVELEKYFKENNLAEGIELMKKDLKSIQ; from the coding sequence ATGAAGAAACTTCTTTTGCTGTTTTTGTTGATTCTTTGTTCGTGTCACTCAGAAAAAAAAGAAAATTCAGGTACAAAACCACAATCTAATCCGGAAGAAAATTTACCGCCTCAGCCTTATTTTACACACATTAAAAGTAATGATGTTAAGCTTGGCGAACCTGTTTTTGGTGAATGGCTGTATTCTCATAAAGAAAAAGGGCAGAGTTATAAACAATTCATGAAAACACCTCATGTTGTTCCATCCAAAGAAGAGAATATTATCTATTTAAAACCTATCGGAAAATTTAATTCGGTACAATTGAGACAAATTGAATTAGTTCGTCAGTACTTGCAGATTTTTTTTCAATTAGAAACTAAGGTTTTAGAAAATGTTTCAAATGATATTATTCCTGATCATGCCAGACGAATTGGCGATGTTGGACAAGAGCAATTTTTAGCAGGTTATATTTTAGAAAATGTTTTGAAAGAAGAAAAACCTTTTAAAAGAATTGCTTTAATGGCAATAACAGAAAAAGATTTGTATCCCAAACCCGAATGGAATTATGTTTTTGGACTGGCCTCTTACAGAGAAAAAATCGCGGTAAGTTCCATTCACAGAATGCAGGAAGAAGCTGATTTTAATTTATGTTTAGAGCGATTGTTGAAAATATGTTCTCACGAAATTGGACATATGTTTGGCCTGCATCATTGTATTAATGCTAATTGTGTGATGAATGGCACCAATAGTATGCCGGAAACAGATACTCATTCTTTAAGATTGTGTTCACTCTGCCAAAGAAAATTAAATTCAGGATTTAAATACGATAATAAAAAACGGTTAGTAGAATTAGAAAAGTATTTTAAAGAAAACAATTTAGCTGAAGGAATCGAGTTAATGAAGAAAGACTTAAAAAGTATTCAATAA
- the tnpA gene encoding IS200/IS605 family transposase, whose amino-acid sequence MANTYTQIHIHFVFAVKFRQAIIGNEWKEELYKYIGGIIKNNNHKLLAINGVSDHVHILIGVRPVQSISDLMKNIKQDSSKWINASKFLKNHFEWQEGYGAFSYSKSQLNAVVNYIQSQELHHKKKTFREEYVDFLEKFEVDYDEKFIFKELI is encoded by the coding sequence ATGGCAAACACATACACTCAGATACATATTCATTTTGTTTTTGCAGTAAAATTTAGGCAAGCAATAATCGGCAATGAGTGGAAAGAAGAACTCTATAAATATATTGGGGGAATTATTAAAAATAACAATCATAAACTTTTAGCTATAAACGGTGTTTCAGATCATGTTCATATTTTGATTGGAGTAAGACCTGTACAATCAATTTCTGATTTGATGAAAAATATCAAACAAGATTCTTCAAAATGGATTAATGCAAGTAAATTTTTAAAAAACCATTTTGAATGGCAAGAAGGATATGGAGCATTTTCATATAGTAAGTCACAGTTAAATGCAGTAGTTAATTATATTCAAAGTCAAGAATTGCATCATAAAAAGAAAACTTTTAGGGAGGAATATGTAGATTTTCTTGAAAAATTTGAAGTAGATTATGATGAAAAGTTTATTTTTAAGGAATTAATATAA
- a CDS encoding cupin domain-containing protein has translation MQSFGTSKEFIKGDDIEWEVVGEGIKRKILAYDDRVMLVNVHFDKGGIGTLHEHYHTQVTYVSSGKFDVTISGVTQTLKEGDSFYIPPHAIHGVVCLEEGMLTDVFSPIREDFMKK, from the coding sequence ATGCAAAGTTTCGGAACAAGCAAAGAATTTATAAAAGGGGATGATATAGAATGGGAAGTGGTTGGTGAAGGAATCAAACGTAAAATCCTGGCCTACGATGATCGCGTGATGTTGGTCAATGTTCATTTTGATAAAGGCGGAATTGGCACTTTGCATGAACATTATCATACTCAGGTGACTTATGTTTCAAGCGGTAAATTTGATGTTACGATTTCAGGAGTTACACAAACATTAAAAGAAGGGGATAGTTTCTATATTCCCCCTCACGCGATTCATGGTGTTGTTTGTTTGGAAGAAGGAATGTTAACGGATGTTTTCAGTCCGATTCGTGAAGATTTTATGAAAAAATAA
- a CDS encoding sugar phosphate isomerase/epimerase → MVTRRNFIINTSLAATAVLASPSFAFTMDKKEIGLQLYTLRDELPKDVKSTLEKVAKAGYTTVETYGFSIKDQFWGLTPIELKKILDANHLKAVSGHYNLGSFLYDGNLEEVRAAIEAAKILKNEYLTIPWVDEPFRNDFHIIAARLNEAGKMCADAGLKLAYHNHDFEFKKQDGVTGYEILLKETDKNLVSFELDLYWVVRSGNDPLKLFKENPGRFKLWHVKDMDKANPALNTEIGSGSIDFKLFFAAAKQSGLIHFFVEQENNYVPNSFDSIKTSCDFISKKLI, encoded by the coding sequence ATGGTCACAAGAAGAAACTTCATTATAAATACAAGCCTGGCTGCAACTGCAGTTTTAGCTTCTCCATCATTTGCATTTACCATGGATAAAAAAGAAATAGGTTTACAGTTATACACCTTGCGTGATGAACTTCCAAAAGATGTAAAATCAACTTTAGAGAAGGTTGCAAAAGCAGGATATACTACAGTCGAAACTTATGGTTTTTCGATAAAAGACCAATTTTGGGGATTGACGCCAATTGAACTTAAAAAAATCTTAGATGCCAATCATTTAAAAGCCGTTAGCGGACATTATAACTTAGGAAGCTTTTTATATGATGGAAATTTAGAAGAAGTAAGAGCAGCCATTGAAGCTGCAAAGATTTTAAAAAACGAATATTTAACCATTCCGTGGGTTGATGAGCCTTTTCGAAATGATTTCCATATCATTGCCGCCCGTTTAAATGAAGCCGGAAAAATGTGTGCAGATGCTGGTTTAAAATTAGCCTATCATAATCATGATTTTGAATTTAAAAAACAGGATGGTGTCACAGGGTATGAGATTTTATTAAAAGAAACAGATAAAAATTTAGTATCTTTTGAATTGGATTTATATTGGGTAGTTCGCTCAGGCAATGATCCGCTTAAATTATTTAAGGAAAATCCGGGGCGCTTTAAATTGTGGCATGTTAAAGATATGGATAAAGCAAATCCTGCTTTAAATACCGAAATTGGTTCAGGCTCTATTGATTTTAAACTCTTTTTTGCAGCAGCAAAACAATCGGGACTGATTCATTTTTTTGTTGAACAGGAAAATAATTATGTTCCAAATTCTTTTGATTCCATTAAAACCAGTTGTGATTTTATTTCGAAAAAATTAATCTAA
- a CDS encoding NADPH-dependent FMN reductase, producing MPKPIKIFAITGSTRKNSSNYKILKFISESIKTQFEVEIFEDLNKLPHFNPDLDTENPPENIISFRNKIAQADGIIICTPEYVFSLPGSLKNALEWCVSTTIFSKKKVGLITASASGEMGHEQLILIMKTLEAQFEENLLLIQGIRGKINEEGKIIDNETFVALHQLITNFENQFFTEK from the coding sequence ATGCCAAAACCAATAAAAATCTTCGCCATAACTGGAAGTACAAGAAAAAACTCGAGCAATTATAAAATCTTAAAATTTATTTCAGAAAGTATTAAAACCCAGTTTGAAGTCGAGATATTTGAAGATTTGAATAAACTTCCACATTTTAACCCTGATTTAGATACAGAAAACCCGCCGGAGAATATTATTTCATTCCGAAATAAAATTGCTCAGGCTGACGGAATCATAATCTGCACGCCAGAATATGTTTTTAGTTTACCCGGCAGTTTAAAAAATGCTTTAGAATGGTGTGTTTCTACCACAATTTTTTCCAAAAAGAAAGTTGGATTAATTACCGCTTCCGCTTCTGGAGAAATGGGGCATGAACAATTAATTTTGATAATGAAAACTTTAGAAGCACAATTCGAAGAAAATCTGCTGCTAATACAAGGTATTCGTGGGAAAATTAATGAAGAAGGGAAAATTATAGATAACGAAACCTTTGTAGCCTTACATCAACTTATAACTAATTTCGAAAATCAATTTTTTACTGAAAAGTGA
- a CDS encoding cytochrome c: MKVKILTLAAVTLLVVSCGTKKTVAATATTETVKAVELTPELAAGKNMYENNCTKCHKLYEPKKFTQEEWAPILVKMQKKAHLDDTQMASITSYIHSQL; the protein is encoded by the coding sequence ATGAAAGTAAAAATCTTAACATTAGCTGCTGTAACATTACTTGTAGTTTCTTGCGGTACAAAAAAAACAGTTGCCGCTACAGCTACGACCGAAACAGTAAAAGCTGTAGAATTGACTCCTGAACTGGCAGCAGGTAAAAATATGTATGAAAATAATTGTACAAAATGCCACAAGCTATATGAGCCAAAGAAATTTACTCAGGAAGAATGGGCACCGATTTTAGTGAAGATGCAGAAAAAAGCACATTTAGATGATACACAAATGGCTTCAATTACAAGTTATATACATTCTCAATTATAG
- the trmD gene encoding tRNA (guanosine(37)-N1)-methyltransferase TrmD, whose amino-acid sequence MRIDIITILPELLKSPFEASIMKRAIDKGLVEVHFHNLRDYTTNKQKSVDDYPFGGGAGMVMTVQPIDDCITHLKSQREYDEIIYMSPDGETLNQKMANTMSMYENIIILCGHYKGVDQRVRDHFITKEISIGDYVLSGGELGALVLSDALIRLIPGVLSDETSALTDSFQDNLLSGPIYTRPADYKGWKVPEVLTSGHFAKIDKWREDMAYEHTKNRRPDLLQE is encoded by the coding sequence ATGCGAATTGATATTATTACAATTTTACCGGAATTATTAAAGAGTCCGTTTGAGGCTTCGATTATGAAACGAGCCATTGATAAAGGTTTAGTTGAAGTACATTTTCATAATTTGCGTGATTATACTACCAATAAACAAAAAAGTGTCGATGACTATCCGTTTGGAGGTGGTGCCGGAATGGTAATGACCGTACAACCGATTGATGACTGCATTACGCATTTGAAAAGTCAACGTGAATACGATGAAATCATATATATGTCGCCAGATGGAGAAACGTTGAACCAAAAAATGGCCAACACCATGTCGATGTATGAAAACATTATCATTTTATGCGGCCATTATAAAGGCGTGGATCAACGTGTACGTGATCATTTTATTACCAAAGAAATTTCGATTGGTGATTATGTTTTATCCGGAGGCGAATTAGGCGCTTTGGTTTTATCAGATGCTTTAATCCGTTTAATTCCTGGAGTTTTAAGCGATGAAACTTCGGCATTGACAGATAGTTTTCAGGATAATTTGCTTTCAGGACCTATATACACAAGACCGGCAGACTATAAAGGATGGAAAGTCCCGGAAGTTTTAACGAGCGGTCACTTTGCCAAAATCGATAAATGGCGTGAGGATATGGCATACGAACATACTAAGAATAGACGCCCAGATTTACTTCAGGAGTAG
- a CDS encoding NADP-dependent isocitrate dehydrogenase, whose amino-acid sequence MTQNSKIFYTLTDEAPLLATYSLLPIVQAFTATAGIAIETRDISLAGRILSNFPEVLTDAQKTGDALAELGQLATQPEANIIKLPNVSASVPQLKAAIAELQSHGYKIPDFPEEPQNDAEKEIKAKYSKVLGSAVNPVLREGNSDRRAPRAVKNFAKANPHSMGAWSADSKTKVASMPNGDFYGSEKSLTVAEANDVKIEFVAKDGTTTVLKASTPLKAGEIIDSSVLSVTKLKSFAAEAIADAKKEGLLLSVHLKATMMKVSDPIIFGAIVEVYFADLFKKYEALFNELNIDTRNGLGDIYAKIAGRPEQAEVEADITKAIENGPALAMVNSDKGITNLHVPSDVIVDASMPAMIRTSGQMYNKEGKQQDTIAVIPDRSYAGLYTATIDFCKKHGAFDPKTMGSVPNVGLMAQKAEEYGSHDKTFQMKGDGVVRVVDTNGNVLMEQNVETNDIFRMCQAKDAPIQDWVKLAVNRARLSDTPAVFWLDENRAHDRELIVKVQRYLKDYNTVNLDIRILNPVAATEFTLDRIIKGLDTISVTGNVLRDYLTDLFPILELGTSAKMLSIVPLMNGGGLFETGAGGSAPKHVEQFTEEGYLRWDSLGEFLALGASLEHLGQTLDNSKAIVLSETLDEANDKFLANDKSPARKIGQIDNRGSHFYLAFYWAQALAAQNKDAELKAIFTPIAAEFEANEAKIDAELIGAQGKPQTLGGYYQPTPALVSKAMRPSETFNAIIAKIK is encoded by the coding sequence ATGACACAGAATTCAAAAATTTTTTACACCTTAACTGATGAGGCGCCTCTATTAGCGACTTATTCTTTGTTACCAATTGTTCAGGCATTTACTGCTACGGCTGGGATTGCTATTGAAACCAGAGACATTTCGTTAGCAGGTAGAATTTTATCTAATTTTCCTGAAGTCTTAACAGATGCTCAAAAAACCGGAGATGCTCTCGCTGAACTTGGTCAGTTAGCAACACAACCTGAAGCTAACATTATCAAATTACCAAACGTTTCTGCATCAGTACCGCAATTAAAAGCGGCTATTGCAGAATTACAGTCTCATGGTTACAAAATCCCTGATTTCCCTGAAGAGCCTCAAAATGATGCTGAAAAGGAAATTAAAGCTAAATATTCTAAAGTTTTAGGCTCTGCTGTAAACCCTGTTTTACGTGAAGGAAACTCTGATCGTAGAGCTCCAAGAGCGGTTAAAAACTTTGCAAAAGCAAATCCACACTCTATGGGTGCCTGGTCTGCTGACTCAAAAACTAAGGTAGCTTCAATGCCAAATGGTGACTTTTACGGAAGTGAAAAATCACTTACGGTTGCAGAAGCTAATGATGTAAAAATTGAATTCGTTGCCAAAGACGGTACAACTACTGTTCTTAAAGCAAGCACTCCTTTAAAAGCTGGAGAAATAATCGACAGTTCTGTTTTAAGTGTGACTAAATTAAAATCTTTTGCTGCTGAAGCAATTGCTGATGCTAAAAAAGAAGGTTTATTGCTTTCTGTTCACTTAAAAGCAACAATGATGAAAGTTTCAGACCCAATTATCTTTGGCGCTATCGTTGAAGTTTATTTTGCTGATCTTTTCAAAAAATACGAAGCCTTATTCAATGAATTAAATATCGATACAAGAAATGGTTTAGGTGATATCTACGCAAAAATTGCAGGAAGACCTGAACAGGCTGAAGTTGAAGCTGACATTACTAAAGCGATCGAAAACGGACCAGCTTTGGCAATGGTTAATTCTGATAAAGGAATTACAAACTTACACGTTCCTTCTGATGTAATCGTAGATGCTTCTATGCCAGCTATGATTCGTACTTCTGGACAGATGTACAATAAAGAAGGTAAACAACAAGATACAATCGCTGTTATTCCGGACCGTTCTTACGCGGGACTTTATACTGCAACTATAGATTTCTGTAAAAAACACGGTGCTTTTGATCCTAAAACCATGGGAAGTGTTCCTAACGTTGGATTAATGGCTCAAAAAGCGGAAGAATACGGATCTCATGACAAAACTTTCCAAATGAAAGGGGACGGAGTTGTTCGTGTTGTTGATACAAATGGAAATGTTTTAATGGAACAAAACGTTGAGACAAATGACATTTTCAGAATGTGTCAGGCGAAAGATGCTCCTATTCAGGACTGGGTTAAACTAGCTGTAAACAGAGCTCGTTTATCTGATACTCCTGCTGTTTTCTGGTTAGACGAAAACAGAGCACACGACAGAGAATTAATTGTAAAAGTTCAAAGATATTTAAAAGACTATAATACGGTAAACTTAGATATTCGTATTTTAAACCCTGTAGCTGCAACTGAATTTACTTTAGACAGAATCATCAAAGGTTTAGACACTATCTCTGTAACCGGAAACGTATTACGTGATTATCTAACTGATTTATTCCCAATTTTAGAATTAGGAACTTCAGCAAAAATGTTATCTATCGTTCCGTTAATGAATGGTGGTGGATTGTTCGAAACTGGTGCCGGAGGTTCTGCTCCTAAACACGTTGAACAATTTACTGAAGAAGGATATTTACGTTGGGATTCATTAGGAGAATTTTTGGCTCTTGGTGCTTCATTAGAACATTTAGGACAAACTTTAGATAATTCTAAAGCAATTGTTTTATCTGAAACTTTAGACGAAGCAAACGATAAATTCTTAGCTAATGATAAATCTCCAGCCCGTAAGATAGGGCAAATTGACAACCGCGGATCGCACTTTTATCTTGCATTCTATTGGGCTCAGGCCTTGGCTGCTCAAAATAAAGATGCAGAATTGAAAGCAATTTTCACTCCAATCGCTGCTGAATTTGAAGCTAACGAAGCTAAAATCGATGCTGAATTAATTGGTGCACAAGGAAAACCTCAAACACTTGGTGGTTACTACCAACCAACTCCGGCATTAGTAAGCAAAGCAATGCGTCCTAGTGAAACATTCAATGCAATTATTGCTAAAATAAAATAA
- a CDS encoding MFS transporter yields MAACTGLIVANLYYCQPLIVLIASEFKIPEASAGTITYLTQAGYAIGLFFMVPLGDKLERKKQILMTTFASVIALIIAATAKSFFILQIASLLIGITSIVPQLILPLAASLSSVEQRGKVIGTIMSGLLVGILLSRTLSGFIGQVLGWRSMFYIAAGICLLIFFVIQKKFPVNKPQFQGTYGQLIQSLFTLIKTQPILREATLINVFSFAQFGAFWTTMVLLLSGEPFHFNSATIGLFGIVGASGALAAPLVGRLGDKGGSRVAVGYGCLLILISFIIFYFSIESVIGIAIGIVFIDIGIQGVHISNQTRVYSLLPEARNRLNTVFMSFSFLGTAAGSAYGLLLWKLGGWHAVAIGCVGLSVLALTVYGLTYKSKSKK; encoded by the coding sequence ATGGCAGCTTGCACTGGACTTATAGTTGCAAATCTTTATTACTGCCAGCCTTTAATTGTTTTAATTGCCAGCGAATTTAAAATTCCTGAAGCCAGCGCGGGAACAATAACCTATCTGACTCAGGCCGGATATGCGATTGGTTTGTTTTTTATGGTACCGCTTGGCGATAAACTGGAGCGTAAAAAACAAATTTTAATGACCACTTTTGCTTCTGTAATTGCCTTAATTATTGCAGCAACGGCAAAAAGTTTCTTCATTTTACAAATTGCTTCTTTGTTAATCGGAATTACTTCGATTGTGCCACAGCTTATTTTACCTTTGGCAGCTTCCTTAAGTTCGGTAGAACAGCGAGGAAAAGTCATCGGAACAATCATGAGCGGATTGCTTGTGGGAATTTTGCTTTCCCGAACTTTGAGCGGTTTTATTGGTCAGGTTTTAGGCTGGAGATCGATGTTTTATATTGCTGCCGGAATTTGTCTTTTGATCTTTTTTGTGATTCAGAAAAAATTCCCCGTTAATAAACCTCAATTTCAGGGAACTTATGGGCAATTAATTCAATCCCTTTTTACTTTAATAAAAACACAACCCATTTTACGTGAAGCGACATTAATTAACGTGTTTAGTTTTGCGCAATTTGGAGCATTTTGGACGACAATGGTTTTGTTGCTTTCGGGAGAACCATTTCATTTTAATAGTGCCACAATTGGTTTATTCGGAATTGTCGGAGCATCGGGAGCCCTGGCAGCACCATTAGTTGGAAGATTAGGAGATAAAGGTGGTTCCAGGGTTGCAGTTGGTTATGGCTGTTTATTGATATTAATTAGTTTTATAATTTTCTATTTTTCAATAGAAAGCGTCATCGGAATTGCAATCGGAATTGTTTTTATCGACATCGGAATTCAGGGTGTTCACATTTCAAATCAAACCAGGGTATATTCATTATTGCCAGAAGCCAGAAACAGATTAAATACTGTTTTTATGTCGTTTAGTTTTCTAGGAACAGCAGCAGGATCTGCTTACGGATTATTATTGTGGAAACTAGGTGGGTGGCATGCGGTAGCTATCGGATGTGTTGGTCTTTCAGTATTGGCATTAACAGTTTACGGACTTACTTATAAATCGAAATCTAAAAAATAG
- a CDS encoding GreA/GreB family elongation factor, which produces MKPTPIFCKTDYQLLRELILKSKNETNAKEVGQLSQELDRAIISKESTLDNSIIRINSHVTIEDVKANKQMKIQIVLPSLANVTERKISILAPLSVAIIGFKENDQVDWELPAGIKTLKIIAVENTSSSNS; this is translated from the coding sequence ATGAAACCAACACCTATTTTCTGTAAAACAGATTATCAGCTTTTAAGAGAGTTGATTTTAAAAAGTAAAAATGAGACAAACGCTAAAGAAGTAGGTCAGCTTTCGCAAGAACTCGATCGCGCTATTATTAGTAAAGAAAGTACATTAGACAATTCAATTATCAGAATCAATTCGCATGTTACCATTGAAGATGTAAAGGCAAACAAGCAAATGAAAATTCAGATTGTTCTGCCATCATTAGCCAATGTAACCGAAAGAAAAATATCCATTTTAGCACCATTAAGCGTGGCTATAATTGGATTTAAAGAAAACGATCAGGTCGATTGGGAATTGCCTGCCGGAATTAAAACCTTAAAAATAATTGCAGTTGAAAACACATCTTCCAGCAATTCATAA
- a CDS encoding peptidylprolyl isomerase: MENGIYAKFNTSKGSILVKLTHDLTPGTVGNFVALAEGNMENKVKPQGQKFYDGLTFHRVIPDFMIQGGCPKGTGTGDPGYKFDDEFHPSLKHDRPGVLAMANSGPASNGSQFYITHVPTSWLDGKHTVFGHVVEGQDVVDAVAQGDNLDAVEIIRVGEEAEKFNAIEAFVGLKGARLKRDAALKAESEAKMEQLAAGFDKTDSGLRYKMIQKGDGKRAEAGKTVAVHYEGSLESGKVFDSSYPRKKPIEFRLGQGQVIEGWDEGIALLQVGDKARFVIPSDLAYGAAGAGGVIPPNATLIFDVELMEVK, from the coding sequence ATGGAAAACGGAATATACGCTAAATTCAACACAAGCAAAGGTTCGATTTTAGTAAAACTAACACACGATTTAACACCGGGTACCGTAGGGAATTTTGTAGCTCTTGCAGAAGGAAATATGGAAAATAAAGTAAAACCTCAAGGACAAAAATTCTATGATGGATTAACTTTTCACAGAGTTATTCCTGATTTTATGATTCAGGGTGGATGTCCTAAAGGAACCGGAACTGGAGATCCAGGATACAAATTTGATGATGAATTTCACCCAAGTTTAAAACACGATCGTCCGGGAGTTTTGGCAATGGCAAATTCAGGACCTGCAAGTAACGGTTCTCAATTTTACATTACTCACGTTCCAACTTCTTGGTTAGACGGAAAACATACTGTTTTTGGTCATGTTGTAGAAGGTCAGGATGTAGTTGATGCTGTTGCTCAGGGAGATAATCTTGATGCAGTAGAAATCATCAGAGTTGGTGAGGAAGCTGAAAAATTTAATGCTATTGAAGCTTTTGTTGGTTTAAAAGGCGCACGTCTTAAAAGAGATGCAGCTTTAAAAGCAGAATCTGAAGCAAAAATGGAGCAATTGGCTGCTGGTTTTGATAAAACAGATAGTGGTTTACGTTACAAAATGATTCAAAAAGGAGACGGTAAAAGAGCAGAAGCTGGTAAAACAGTAGCAGTTCATTACGAAGGGTCTTTAGAAAGCGGAAAAGTTTTTGATTCTTCTTATCCACGTAAAAAACCAATCGAATTTAGATTAGGTCAGGGGCAGGTTATCGAAGGATGGGACGAAGGTATTGCTTTATTACAAGTGGGTGACAAAGCTCGTTTTGTAATTCCATCTGATTTGGCTTATGGAGCTGCTGGAGCTGGAGGAGTTATTCCACCAAACGCAACTTTGATTTTCGACGTTGAATTAATGGAAGTAAAATAA